From the Alteromonas sp. CI.11.F.A3 genome, the window AAGTCAGAAGGGAAAGCATTTCGATCCGGCGCTAATTGATTTGTTAATGGCAAAATTACCTCAGATATTAGAAATAAAAGAAAAGTGGAAAGACGAAGACTAGTCAAAGACTAATAGAGCCTGTGCTATGAAGCATGGGCTAACAACTAATAGTCGAGTGCTGTTGCTTAATGTGGCGCCAATCAGTATAATGCGCTCATTAAGTGATGGTAGCGGGCTCCCTCAGTGTTCAGGAAAGTAACGCTTCCATTCTCAGCAAACTATCACCTACCGGTGTTTTTTACCCATGTGTTTGCATTTGTCTTTTCGACAGATATGGGTTCAGAATTTTAATAAAAGCCCCGCTAGTCCGGGGCTTTTTGTTGTATTAGACCCTGGAGTCAGCCTAGCTGAGCTAGGTGATGACAGGTGGGCTTAAGGCCCTTTTTTCGTTTTTGGAGGTTTGCATTGGCAAAACTTGAAGAGAAACTAACCGAAATGCTTAACCCAGGCGTAGAAGCTTTGGGGTTTGAATTGGTTGGGATCGAATTTGTACGAGCGGGGAAACATTCAATTCTTCGCGTTTTTATTGATCATGAAAACGGTATCTCCGTAGATAATTGTGCAGATGTAAGTCATCAAGTGAGTGCGATATTGGATGTTGAAGATCCAATTAGCACAGAGTACAACCTAGAAGTATCTTCACCAGGTATGGATAGACCGCTTTTCAAAGAGAAGCATTATGTTGATTCAGTAGGTGAAGTGGTTCAGGTTCGTTTATCTATGCCGATGGACGACAGACGTAACTTTAAAGGCAAAGTATTGGCTTGCGACA encodes:
- the rimP gene encoding ribosome maturation factor RimP encodes the protein MAKLEEKLTEMLNPGVEALGFELVGIEFVRAGKHSILRVFIDHENGISVDNCADVSHQVSAILDVEDPISTEYNLEVSSPGMDRPLFKEKHYVDSVGEVVQVRLSMPMDDRRNFKGKVLACDNGVVSIEVDGQQFQLAVANIEKGNVVPTFE